The following nucleotide sequence is from Verrucomicrobiia bacterium.
GAACAGCGTCTTCAGCGCCACCCGCCGCAAAGCGCGTGGTTACCGCTCCTCCACCTACCTCATCACCATGCTCTACTTCCTCGCAGGCAAACTCCGCCTGCCCCAGCACTGAACCCATTCCACTGAAAACAGCGAAGAACCTGCGAAGTGTGTGTTTCTTGAAATCGTATGGAAAGAATTTGTGGTTTGCGTGAAAAATGTTGTTTTCCACGCATCTCCTAGGACGTGAATTACTTTGCCTTTTTCTCCGCCCACGTCACCGCATACTCTGCCACTTCTTCCCAGCCTTTTTCCGCGATGATGTAGTGACTGCGTCCCGGAAATTCCTTGAACTCCGTCACGGATGCCCCTTGGTATTTGTGGAAGTTTTTACGATTCAACGCCGCTGGCATGATCACATCCTTTTCCCCCGCGATCATCAATAACGGCGCGCGCGAGCCATTCTTGAAATTGATCGTGGAGAGCGCATTAGGCGTCATATTCGCCAACGCCGCCTGGAAAATAGCGCGACCCGATGCCGGTATCGCCTGTTGCTCATAAGCCGCGCGCGCTTCTGCCTCCGTGAGTGAATTGGCAAACACCCGCCAGAATTGTTCGAAGGTGAAGAGGAAGGTTCCTTTGAACGTGCCGGGCTTGAGAAACGCCGGCGTCAGCGCCATGTAAGTGGACCATGGCAGGATGAGGATGCCTTTCGGCGGCACGGAATCGATCGCCACCCCGGCCGAGCCGTAACCTTGGTCGATCAGCAACTGCGTGATGAGCCCGCCATACGAATGCCCCATGATGATCGGCGGTTCCGGCAGGCTTTTGATGATGCTGATGTAATGCGCCATCACCTCCGCGATGCCGATTCCATTCAGGCTGGAGGCATCACGCCGCATGGCGGGCACATCCCCCTTGATACCCGGCCACGGCGAAGCGATCACCCGGTAACCGCGTGCCTCATAGTAATGCTGGAAACTTTCCCAGCTCGAAGGTGTGACCCACAGGCCGTGGACGAGCAGAATGGTTTTCATGACTATGGGAATTAGAATTACGGGTAGAAAAATTTGTGATATGAACACCCTCTCCCCTTGGAGGGGAGAGGGCCGGGGTGAGGGGTGCCGGGTTTAGACCCGTATACATTGGCTTTTTCCAGACGGCTCTAGGCGCGGATGAATTCCAGCAGGTCTTGATTGAACTGGTCCTTGCTCGTATCACCCAGGCTGTGTGAGCCGCCGGGATAAATCTTCAACGTAGCATTCTTCACCAACTTGGCGGAGAGCAGGGCAGAGTTGCCGATTGGCACGATTTGATCATCATCCCCATGCACGATAAGCGTAGGGACATCGAATTTCTTCAAGTCCTCCGTGAAATCCGTTTCTGAGAACGCCTTGATGCAATCATACGCATTCTTGTGACCGGACATCATACCTTGCATCCACCAGGACTGGATCAACCCTTGCGAAACCTTGGCTCCGGGCCGGTTGAAATTGAAGAACGGTCCGCTCGCCACATCCAGAAAGAACTGCGCCCGATCTTTCAGATAAGCCGCGCGGAAACCATCGAACACTTCCAGCGGCAATCCGCCCGGATACGCCTCTGTCTTCAACATGATCGGCGGCACCGCCCCCATCAGCACCGCCTTCGCCACGCGCTTCGTGCCATGACGCCCGATGTAGCGCGCCACTTCACCGCCGCCCGTCGAGTGGCCCACCATCACGGCACCTTTCACATCCAGCTTCTCGAACAGTTCCGCCACATCATCCGCATACTGGTCCATGTGATTGCCGTCCCACGGCTGGCTGGATCGCCCATGCCCCCGCCGGTCATGCCCGATGCAGCGGTAACCGTGTGAGGCGAGGAAAAACATCTGCGCCTCCCACGCATCCGAGGAGAGCGGCCAACCATGACTGAACGTGACGATCTTACCATCCTTCGGCCCCCAATCCTTGTAATAGATCTCCGTGCCGTCTTTGGTGGTGATGTAGCTCATATGCGGTTAGGTTAAAGATTAACGAAATGTTCACGTTGGCTGAATTGAACCCACCCGTCCCCAAAGCATTACCCGCTCCTTTTAGCCTTAGCCTGGTAATTGTTGCAACAGTCATCCCTGCTTTACTGGATGAAAAAAACGAATCATCAGGACACGAATAACGCCTCCTGATAATACAGCATCCGGTTGACGCATTGTCCTGCCGACGGGAGCCTTATGCACTTTCTGGCAGTTTTTCCGCTGCTCTGCCTATGGCATCGATCTCTGTGCAGCTATTTCTCCCAATCATCCGTCCGGAATGGCGTCGCCGGAATGCCTGCACCATTGTAGAGACTGAACACCGGGTTTGCCGCCCACGCATACCGCACCGCCACCGGTTTCTTGATGTCCGGATGCGACAGCACCACTTTGTCACCCTCGATCTTCGCCTGCGCCTGCTTCCACACCTTGTCTTCACCGGCGATCGCAAAGCCTTTCAGCTCGCCGCCTTCCGCTTTCAATCCGCCGTCCGTGTGTTTGAAGGAGATCACGATCTCGTTGCCCTTCACCTTGTCGCCAGAGGGCAGGGGACCGGATGACGCCACGCCCTTCTGCTTATACACATCGGCGAGCGCCCACATCGCGAGGCGTTTGCCGACGTCCTGCTTGTTTTTCGGATGGATATCCTTTTCTTCACCGAGTCCCAACGTGATGGCCATGCCCGTCTTCGGAATCTTCAGAGATTTCAACATCTCCTCACGCACCGTCACCCAACCGCTCGGCTCCACCACATCTTTTTGCGGCGAGCGAAAGTCAGGCAATTGCACCCAGGCGAATGGGAAATCCGAACCAAACCTCGTGCGCCAATCTTTGATCAAAGTCTCCAGTTGCAGACCGTAAATGTTTGCAAAGCTCTTGTTGGAATTGTTCTCGCCCTGATACCAGATGCCACCGCGGAACGCGTAAGGCACCAGTGGAGCCACCATGCCGTTGTAAAGATTCGCCGGATAATTCTGGTTCAAGCGCGGATCGGTCGGCTTCTGCGGTGCGCGTGGAGCCGCCTTGCCGGCCGCCTTGGCCTTCTTCGCGTTTTCACGATGTGCCGCCACCTGCTTGTTGTACTGCTCCATCGCCGCCTTCTCATCATAAGGCGTCGCCGTCTGCTTCACCCAAGATTCAGCGATGACCGGATATTCCTTCAGCTTCGATTGCGCCTCCATGCTCGTCCAAGCCTCAATGGAAGTGCCGCCCCAAGACGTATTGATGAGGCCCACCGGCACCTTCATCTGCTGATGGATCTCTCGCCCGAAGAAATATGCGGCCGCGGAGAAGAAGCCGACATTCTCCGGCGTGGTCAGTTCCCAACGTCCCTTGCAATCTTCCTGCGGTTCCGCTTTCGCCGCCTTTTCCACGGTGAACATGCGCAACTGCGAGAACTGCGCCGCTTTCTTTTCAGCATCGAAGTCTTTGCTGCGAGCCACGGTCATCCCCATGTTCGATTGCCCGGAGCAGATCCAGACTTCGCCCACCAGCACATCGTTCACCGAGAGCTTGTTCTTGCCCTTCACCACCAGCGTCAGACCTTCAGCAGCTTTGAGCTTCGGCAGCTTCACCAGCCATTTACCCTTCGCATCGGCAGTCGTCGTCTTGATCTGCCCGCCCAACTCCACCGTCACCTGCTCCCCCGCATCCGCCCACCCCCAGATCGGTATCAACACATCCTGCTGCACGACCATGTGTTCACTGATGATGGCAGGCAGACGGACATCCGCACTGGCAAATTGAAGTGCCCCCGCTAACAACGACAACGTGATGAGTGTTCTTTTCATGCTAATTTGAGTTTCGAAGTTTCTCTGGAGCTTGGAGCTTTGGATTTGGGATTTACCCCTTTCCTCTCTCGATGTTCGGAGTTCGATATTGGATGTTCGATGTTTCCCAAATCATTGGCCTGCCGTTGCAACCGGTTCCTTCGTCATTAGGGCTTGGTCATTCGTCATTTCCCAGCCGGACCATATCCCTTCTTCGGCGTCCCATCCTCATTCAACTTCCCACAAGCCCACAGCAACCCACGCGTCACCAGATCCAAGTAAGCCGGGTCTTCCATCGTCTTGTTCTCATGCCCGAGCGTGGTGCTGAACACCTTCCCCTTGCCGTATGTATTCACCCAAATGACGACATGATCCTTCTTCGACTGCTCGCTATAAGCCATCGCGAGCGGCACCGTGTTCGGCCAGACCTTCACGTTCTCATACAGTTCATCAGCCGAGGGATTCTTCCAATCCGCAGGGAAACCCTTCATCACCGGATGCTCCGCCTTCACCGTCTTCACGGCGAACTCGCGCTTCTTGTCATGCTTCATGGAGGTGATGCCCACCGCTTCCTTCCAGGCATCCGTCTGCGCATTGCGATAACTGTGCGAGGAGCAGTGCAGGAACACGGCGGGAGTGCCCGCCTTATGCGGTGCCGCGATGCCCTCCACAAATGCCACATTCGTCACAAAGCCAAAGCACTCATTGTGCAGGATGAGATCATACCCCTTCGCCCAATTGGCATTCGTGTAAACGCTGATCATGTGCTCCCGCGCCTTCGGGTCGCTCGGACCAGGCCCCTCATGCACGATGTCGAACTTCACATTCGCCCGCTTGGCGATGCCTTCGCTCAGGATCTTCTTCTGGTTCTCATAATCATGGCAGCACCCGCCCGTGATCATCAGCACCTTCAAAGGCTCCGCCGCCAGCGCCGCCGAAGCAGAAGCAAACAACGCCACAGTGAGCAACAACGACCGCAAAAAAGACGTCTTCATGGATTGATGCAAGCCAGTGTGAAGCCGAAGCCCCCTCCTGAAAAGCTCGTTTTTCACCCCCTCTTTCGTAGGGGCGCATGTTGACACTGCCCCCGATTAGGTAGTGAACCAGAGTTGATCCCAGTGGTGATTATGGCGTGCCTCGGAGAGTGCGGCCAGATGGCGCATGCCTTTGGGCGTCCAGAACTGGCCGGGCCGTTTGAAGCGGCACTGACGCTGGCGGCAGGCCGACTCAACGGTGCCCGAGCCGATGGGCCAGCCGCGTTGGTGGAGGGTCCGGTAGTTCATCCGGTGGGCATGCGTGGCCAGATAGTTCTGTTCGCGTTGGACCACTTCTCCGACCGGACCTTTGGGCACCTTTAAGGCGGCGATCTCGGCCAGCACCTTGCGCTCCCCACCGTGCCGCAGCTTATGGCGACGTGGTTCCACCCACTGAGCCGCGACCACTTCGTCATCCTTGTTTAGCGCCCGGCCCAAAGCCCAGAGATGCTGGCTGGCGTGATAGAAGTCCAGCACCTCGGTCGCGCCCGGCCAGCGGTCTTGCGCCACGTTCCAGATCCACGGGGCACCATCGGCCACCGTCAAGCGCGCCTGGGCCCGTCCCAGTCCTTCGCGCTGGGCCGCCCAGTGCAGCCGCCGGGCAAACTCCTGCGGCTCGCCTTGCCAGCCCACCACCACCTTGTCGGCGAGCACGCCCCGTCCGCCCGCCGTGCGGCCAGCCTGTTCCTGCCGGTAATACACGCCGGTCTTCCATTCGTGCCACTCCACCCGGTTTTGCTGGGTTTTACGCTGACCCCAGCCGGGCCCGCGCTGGCGCACCTGCCAGCCGTCGAGCATCAGCACCCCCAGTTTCGTCGCCGCCCGTTCGGGCTGGCGCTCCACCGGTGCCGCTGCCAGTTGCCGTTGCGTGTGGGCTTCGGCCCGCGTCCCCAACCGCTGGGTCAGGGCGTGCAAAGCCGCGTCACTCACCGGGCTGCCCCACTTGGCTGCCACCGCCGCCGCTTCTTCATAGGAGGAGGTAGCCGTAAGCGTGAAGGCCAGCTTGTCCTCCAAGGCCAGACTCAGCTGTTGATGCCGGGTCAGGCCCCAGAGTTCCCGCACCGGACAGCCCCAGTGCCCGTCCGTCGCCGCCTGCCCGTAGAGCACTTGCAGCTCAACCACGCCCACCACGGTCCGCAGCTGCATCCGCCGCTGGCGACGATGCACCAGCGGCTGGCCGCTGTGGGGGAAAAACGCCGCCCTGACGGTCGGCTTCCTCTTGCAATCTTTTTTGGAGTCGTTGGCGCGTCCATTCGCGGCCTTCGGCTTCCACTTCCTGCTCGATCTCCCGTAAGGTCAAAGGCCGCTTGGGTTCTGGCTTCATCCGTGTTCCTTTGGTTCGTGGTTGCCCCTTTGCACCCAGGATCGGAACCGTTACCAACTCATTATGGGGGCAGTGTCAAGATGCGCCCAGCGCCACCGCCTGTCCAGCCTCCTCTTGGCTTGGAGCGCTGGTCTCCGACCCGCAGCAACTTCCAACAACACGAAATATCTGATACGCAAAAATCCATCGAAGCCCCTCTCCCGCCCGATTTTAGATTTCTCCGAACCATCTCCAATTCCTCCTGTTCATTACCTGCCATAACCATACCTCGAAACCTACCATCAGAAAAATACTACTTTTTATGGTCGCTATAAAAATTTTCTATAGTGCCAAAACCACCCCATCATCAGCTCTATCTCAAACTCATTTTTCCACCTGTGTGAATCTGTGGTTAACTCTTCACGTATTTCTCCACCCGGCAGTCAAACCCGCCAAAGTCCACCACCTGCCGCGTCCTTAGCTTCAATAACCGGGGCGGATTCTCCATCGGTATCGGATTTGCAAACACCAGTCTCCCGCCCGGTTTCAACACCATTGCCGCCACATCGATGAGGTCATAGATTAACCCCCGCAGATTCGGGATCGGCACCCGTTTGCCCAATGGCGGATTGCTGATGATCAGGCTCACGCTCTCTGGTCCTAACTCCTGCTTCGCGAAATCCCGAAAATCCACACACGCCACTTTCGCCTGCTTCAGTTTCAGATTCGCTGCCGCGATATTCTTCTCCGTGATGTCCACCGCTTCTGCACTCAGATCAGAACCGTAAACCGTATCCACACCACCCAGCAAAGAACGCTCGATCAATTCAATTCCTGAACCGCAAAACGGATCCCAAACCACTTCATGCTCCTCACGCCCTGCCATTCTCGCCAGGCACGCTGCCAATGGCGGATGAGATGCCGCAGGCACATCCTGCTGCCGATAAGTAAAACGCGGATCACTCGCGGACTTCGGGCTCAACTCCACCAGGCGCCTCCTTCCCTGCGGATATACCGAGATCGTCCACGGCGCTTCCTGCGGATCATTGATCACACCAGGATTAAGCGCATACGCCCGATTGGCAACGGTCTGCACTGCACCTCGCTGATGCCCTTTCCCCACGAAATCCAGACGGTAACGCAAAGAACCCGTTGTGAACGCCGTCAGGATGCGCTGCGCGTATGTTGATCCGATGATCTGCGCCAACGCTTCCCATGAATCCTCCTGCTCGTTCTTTTCCTCTGAACCCAGCACGAAACCAACTGATCCAAAACACCGCAGTGCATAGATGTCTGCCAACGTGAACGGAGCGACAGGCATCAGGGCCACTAACCCCGACCGCACATCGGTCATCCGGAATTTCGCATTCCGCTTCAGCTTCTCCTCCACCTCAGCCCGCATGAACTGCTCCAGACCACGCCGTCCACGCAGATGGATCAGCAAGCCCTGATACGCCGTCAGCTTCTGATCAAGCTGGATGTGAGTCGGACTCTGATTCCGCGCCACATTCGCCTGCACTTTGAGAGCCGCATGTCCTAGCGAATCATCGCCTTGCTGCCTGATCGCCTGCAGCGTCGCCTCACCACCGATTTTCCCCAGCGCACGGCCAAGGAACTTTTTCTCCCTCTCACCTGACGCCCTATCCAGCACCTTCAACAGCTCCGCCTCTTCCCCTTCACCCGCCCCCAGCTTGGGCAAGGCCGCCATCGCGTAACGCCGGATCTTCTCCGCCGGATCATTCAGTAATCCCTTCAACCACTCCCGCACTTGCGTCTTCTGACTGATAGAACCGTGCTCTGCAAAAACCACTCCCACGGCCCGTATCAATGACACCCGGGCCGACCGCTCCGCCGGCGTCGCCTTGTCAAAGCGCGGCACCTCCACATTCCAAAGCTCCACACACGAAAAGGCACGCAGCTGCTTGTACAACTCTTTGCTCAAATCTTTCCCATCACTCTTCATACTTATATGGTCTCACTACCGCGCACTGACTTTGAACACCTCCCCCACTTGAATTAAAGACCAATCATCACATTCTGCATCGTAACAATTCTCGTCCTTGCCCTTCCATCCATAGCAGCCGACGTAAAAAGACTCTGACCTTCCCCTTTCGATGTCCCATGTTTCTCGTCTACCAATAAAAAAGGGCGTTCCCATTACAGGAACGCCCTTGAACACACACACGAAGATTATTGCGGCAACTGCCGTATGCGATAGAACCGCAGCAACGAATCCGTATACGGCGTCGGATCCTTGAACGTCGCCGTGGTCCCGGTCACTACGATGCTCGTTAGAGGCGTCCAGTTTGTCAGATCGGTGGAAACCTCCACCTGATACTTCTCACCCTGCACCGCCGTCCAGGAGAACTCTGGCGTTGTATCACCCGCATTGAACACCGGTGTTTCCACCTTGATGCCTTCAGTGCTCACCAACAGTGCACCACCAGCCACTTGCAACGGCACAGTGCCGGAGATGCTGTAGGTGATGTTGGTGCTCTCGCGGTTCACCACTGTGGCGAACCATTCACCAGAAAGGTCGGCTCCTTCGATGACCACCTGCTCACGATTCGTCCCGACCAGCGTGCTGCTATGATCGAACACCGTTGCCGTCGGATGCGCTCCCTTGCGTATCAGCAAGTCACCGTCACCCGTCAGATTGAACGCCTCGAACAACAGCTTGCCAGGAGCACCCGTCACATTCAGATGATAGATGTCCGCAACGATTCCGTTGGTGTAACGGGACAGATTCGTCACCGCCACACCCGATGTCAGGTCCACCACGTTTGTCACCACTTCCACCACCGTGATGTTGATCGATTTAACGACACTTTGCGGCGGCACGCCATTATCCGTGATCTTGACCGCCACCACGTTGTTGTTCGGCGAAGCTTCCGAGGTGATCCACTCAAAGGCACCCGTGCTTGCATTGATGGTCGCGCCGACTGGAGCCCCGGCTTCAAGGCTGTAAGTCAGCGTCTGCGCTGGCAGATCGGCATCTGTGGCCGTGAAGACCAATCGCACCGGCAGGCCCTCCACCACCGTCACATTCGGAACTGTTCCCGCCACCGGTGCCACATTTACTTCCTTCACCGTGATCGTGAAGCTGCGCGTGGTCGCTGCCGTACCATCGCTCACTTCCACCGTCACCACATAGCTGTCCGGGCCTTGCGCCTCTGTCGGCGTCCACGTGATGGCACCGCTTGAGGAATTGATCACCAGCCCAGTCGGGACCGTTCCCGTGAACTTGTAAGCCAGCGTCTGCGCCGGAGTATCACTATCCGTCGCCACTACTTGCACACTCAGTGCTGTCAACTCGTTCACTTCCACATCTGCGATCACATTCACGTTCGGAGCAGAGTTCCCTTCCGTCACCGTGACAGAGAGTGTGCGGTTCGCCAAACGGGCCGGACTGCCATTATCAGTCACCAGCACGGTCACGCTGTAGGTGTTCGGCCCTTGTGCTTCGGTCGGGGTCCACGAGATCTGTCCTGTGCTGGAAACCGTCATTCCAGAAGGAGCCGAAACGAGCGAATAACTCAACGTCTGCGCCGGCAGATCGGCATCCGCCGCTTCCAATTGGTACGACCACGCCTGCATCTCAGGTATGCTCTGTGTCGGTATGGCCGCCAATGTCGGCGCAAGATTCGCCTCGTTCACTACGAAGTTGATGACTTTCTGCGTCTTCAAGGACGGACTGCCATTGTCCTCCGCTTCCACCGTCACACTGTAATTTCCTGGACCTTGCGTTTCATCAGGTGTCCATGAAATCCGGCCGGTGGCGGTATCCAAAGTCATGCCAGCCGGAACACTGCTGGTGAAACGATATGTCAGCGTCTGCGCCGGCAGGTCAGGATCAGAAGCGATGTTTTCCAGGAAGAACGCCACCTGCTCATTGATGGTCTGCGTGCCCAAGTTCGAAAACACCGGGGCGCTGTTCACCTCAGCCACCGCCACCTGATAAATGCGCGAGGCGGATAACGGAGGCGTCTGGTTGTCCACGGCGGAGACCACGAAACTATATGTCACCCCGCCCTGTGATTCAGAAGGAGTCCACGTGATCTCTCCGGTGGTGGAATTGATCGTCATGCCTGCGGGCGCGCTGCTCAGGGAATAGGTCAGCGCGTTCATGGGCAAGTCGGCATCCGTAGCCGTGATCGTCGCCATGAAAAGACTGCCTTCACTGGCTGAGAACGTAGCCGCTGGCAGGACTGGCGCACTGTTCACTTCCGTGACATTCACCACAAAGCTGACTGTCGTGCCCTTTGACGGTGCCCCATCATCTTGCACCAGCACGGAGACGTTGTAGCTGCCCGGACCAAAGGCTTCACCAGGAGTCCACAGGACAAGGCCGGAAACCGGATCAATCGTCATGCCTTCAGGCACGGCGTTGGCAAAGCTATAGCTCAACGTGTTCACCGGCACATCCGTGTCACTTGCGAACACCTGCACCTGCAAGGTCTCATCCTCGCCCATCGTCACATCTGCGATCGCTTCCACGACTGGCGCACGGTTCGGCGGCATGATGCGCACATCATAGGTGGTCCCCGTTCCACT
It contains:
- a CDS encoding sialate O-acetylesterase, which translates into the protein MKRTLITLSLLAGALQFASADVRLPAIISEHMVVQQDVLIPIWGWADAGEQVTVELGGQIKTTTADAKGKWLVKLPKLKAAEGLTLVVKGKNKLSVNDVLVGEVWICSGQSNMGMTVARSKDFDAEKKAAQFSQLRMFTVEKAAKAEPQEDCKGRWELTTPENVGFFSAAAYFFGREIHQQMKVPVGLINTSWGGTSIEAWTSMEAQSKLKEYPVIAESWVKQTATPYDEKAAMEQYNKQVAAHRENAKKAKAAGKAAPRAPQKPTDPRLNQNYPANLYNGMVAPLVPYAFRGGIWYQGENNSNKSFANIYGLQLETLIKDWRTRFGSDFPFAWVQLPDFRSPQKDVVEPSGWVTVREEMLKSLKIPKTGMAITLGLGEEKDIHPKNKQDVGKRLAMWALADVYKQKGVASSGPLPSGDKVKGNEIVISFKHTDGGLKAEGGELKGFAIAGEDKVWKQAQAKIEGDKVVLSHPDIKKPVAVRYAWAANPVFSLYNGAGIPATPFRTDDWEK
- a CDS encoding alpha/beta hydrolase, with protein sequence MSYITTKDGTEIYYKDWGPKDGKIVTFSHGWPLSSDAWEAQMFFLASHGYRCIGHDRRGHGRSSQPWDGNHMDQYADDVAELFEKLDVKGAVMVGHSTGGGEVARYIGRHGTKRVAKAVLMGAVPPIMLKTEAYPGGLPLEVFDGFRAAYLKDRAQFFLDVASGPFFNFNRPGAKVSQGLIQSWWMQGMMSGHKNAYDCIKAFSETDFTEDLKKFDVPTLIVHGDDDQIVPIGNSALLSAKLVKNATLKIYPGGSHSLGDTSKDQFNQDLLEFIRA
- a CDS encoding alpha/beta hydrolase, with product MKTILLVHGLWVTPSSWESFQHYYEARGYRVIASPWPGIKGDVPAMRRDASSLNGIGIAEVMAHYISIIKSLPEPPIIMGHSYGGLITQLLIDQGYGSAGVAIDSVPPKGILILPWSTYMALTPAFLKPGTFKGTFLFTFEQFWRVFANSLTEAEARAAYEQQAIPASGRAIFQAALANMTPNALSTINFKNGSRAPLLMIAGEKDVIMPAALNRKNFHKYQGASVTEFKEFPGRSHYIIAEKGWEEVAEYAVTWAEKKAK
- a CDS encoding ThuA domain-containing protein; the protein is MKTSFLRSLLLTVALFASASAALAAEPLKVLMITGGCCHDYENQKKILSEGIAKRANVKFDIVHEGPGPSDPKAREHMISVYTNANWAKGYDLILHNECFGFVTNVAFVEGIAAPHKAGTPAVFLHCSSHSYRNAQTDAWKEAVGITSMKHDKKREFAVKTVKAEHPVMKGFPADWKNPSADELYENVKVWPNTVPLAMAYSEQSKKDHVVIWVNTYGKGKVFSTTLGHENKTMEDPAYLDLVTRGLLWACGKLNEDGTPKKGYGPAGK
- a CDS encoding methyltransferase domain-containing protein; translation: MKSDGKDLSKELYKQLRAFSCVELWNVEVPRFDKATPAERSARVSLIRAVGVVFAEHGSISQKTQVREWLKGLLNDPAEKIRRYAMAALPKLGAGEGEEAELLKVLDRASGEREKKFLGRALGKIGGEATLQAIRQQGDDSLGHAALKVQANVARNQSPTHIQLDQKLTAYQGLLIHLRGRRGLEQFMRAEVEEKLKRNAKFRMTDVRSGLVALMPVAPFTLADIYALRCFGSVGFVLGSEEKNEQEDSWEALAQIIGSTYAQRILTAFTTGSLRYRLDFVGKGHQRGAVQTVANRAYALNPGVINDPQEAPWTISVYPQGRRRLVELSPKSASDPRFTYRQQDVPAASHPPLAACLARMAGREEHEVVWDPFCGSGIELIERSLLGGVDTVYGSDLSAEAVDITEKNIAAANLKLKQAKVACVDFRDFAKQELGPESVSLIISNPPLGKRVPIPNLRGLIYDLIDVAAMVLKPGGRLVFANPIPMENPPRLLKLRTRQVVDFGGFDCRVEKYVKS